TATGGTTGGCTGTAAAGCTTCAAGGAGCCGTTCACGATCTTCCTGAATGTCTAGCAGAGGGTGCTTGGGCGCATTTGGAGGGGACGAGATCTCAAGGTCCGGGGCAACGTCGGGATATTCTGGTGGGTATGATACCTGAAGAATCAGGGCTGGCTGTTCGgtttcttcttcacctcGGGCGTCATTTTCGGGCGTCTCTAAATTAATCGATATCCGGTATGCGGTGTCGGATATATCTGAGCGTCAATTCACAATCAGCGGCTGATATATTCATGATCCCAACTGCAAATCAAGACAGCTGTACCTGTGATCTCTTCAGGAAAAATGGAGTCGAGCACCTCGCGCTCCTCGACCTGCTCTTCGCGGCCCATTTTGCTTCAAATGTGCTAGTGGCTGGTGGGGTACTGCGAGTAGGTTTCGCAGAAGACACACAGTAAAGACAGTTGTGCAAATATTATCTAGCACTCGGACGTTCGAATTAGTTTGGGAGTCTTGACCCCAGAAGATTTAATGTAGACTCATCTGACAGCTATTATCAAACTTGGAGTGCACAGGAATGCCCATAGACGATCTGCTTCTGGTCCCGCATGCAAACCAGGCAAACAGATAAGAAAAGATCAAAATTGTTTCATCCAGAAAAGGGAATAATTTCAATGCCTCTCCGCCTATCGAAATACAAGCTCGACAGAGCCCATGTTGTTGGATGCTTATTATGACAATCTATATAATTCGAAACTGACCTCTTCTATACGCGAATAATTCCACAGTACGTTCAAGGCACACCAGCCCATTAATATACCATGGGCAAATCTAGACCtcacaagaagaaggcttcGAAGTCGCGTGAAAAGTCCGTTCTCCGAGCCGGTGGTTCAGTGTCCAAACAGAAAATGGCCGATCCTGCGATACTCCTTGAGCAAGCGGTCGTCTTACTTCAAACAGGGCAAGCAGATGCAGCGCTTGCAGCAGCTCAGCAGGCTTTCAACTCTGCGCCCACCAATTCCCCCGCTCAACTATCTGCCCTGAACACTATCGGCGAGATCTACGTCGAACTGGGGGATATCAATGCTGCGAGAGAATGCTTTTTACGTGCGGTGGAGCTCGACCCGAATGGCACAATACCAGAGTCCGAAGGGGGTGGTGCGGAGAAGTTTTTATGGCTGGCTCAATTGAGCGAAGTGGGAGGGAAGGATAGTGTCCAGTGGTTTGAGAAAGGTGTCTCAGCTTTAAGGACAATCATCCAGCAGTTGGAGGAAAAGCAGGACCCTCAAACCGCTGCTGAGTTGgcggaaaagaagaagaagatggcgaatGCACTTTGCGGAGTAGCGGAAATCTACATGACAGATCTCTCGTGAGTAGCATTTCACCGAAACATATTCATGGTGGAGTAATCTGACAGTCTCCAGTtgggaggaagatgccgaaAACCAGTGCGAATCTCTCATAACGGAAGCTCTCTTGGTCGATCCTCAAGCGCCCGAAGTCCTCCAGACACTAGCATCCATCAGGATATCCCAATTACGACAAGATGATGCGCGAGCCGCACTCTCCCGAAGTCTTGAGCTATGGAAAGACTTGCCTCCTGAAGATCCAAAGGTTCCGGAGTTTGCAACTCGAGTCAGTCTTGCGCGTCTACTCATGGAGGTTGCAATGGAATTGGAAGCCCTCGAAGTCTTGGAACGTTTGATTCTCGAAGATGACCAGAGCGTAGAAGCATGGTACCTCGGCGGTTGGTGTCTTTATCTTCTCGCGGAGAAACGACAGGCCCCCAAGGACGCAGAAGCAGACGCATCGCCCGAGTCACAACGACAAGCTTCCCTTGTTGCCAGTCGCGAATGGTTGAAACAAAGTTTGACCCTCTACGACCTGGTCCAgtatgaagatgaaagaCTCAAGGAGCATGCTCTtgagctggttgatgaaaTGAACAAAGAACTAGGCGAGGATATGGAGGATGACAGCAACGCCGAAGATGCCgaaggggaggaaggggaaggggaTTGGGAAGATGAGATTGAGGACGAGTCAGATGAAGACCATGAGATGGCGGATTGATAAAAAGTTACAAGTCATATATGTTTGATGAATATCTGTTATGATACCAATAGAGATGATCTTATTAATGCATAGAAAGCTAGGCTGGATTTGTCTCCATTAACAGAGGGGTTTTTCATGGATATGGCAGTGTTTATTCGACGACCACCCAAGACTGTTATGTACCAGCCTTTATTCTgtaaccgaccccttcgacgtagcaGCGGCGTTTACTGGTCCCGTCTTAACTAGTGGCTATTATCATTGATCCCTGGCTTCTTTTGTCACCCAATATCGGAGTCGGAATCGGATTAAGTCATCTCCGACCGCTCTACCCAGAGATACCCAGAACCAAATTTACACCGGCCATCGACTTGAGCGGCAAAAAGCTCAATGTGAGTGGAGGTCCCTCATAGAGGCAGCCGGAAGTGTCCAATCTTTATACAGGATGGACGTAATATCAGTGTCCGGCGGGGAGAGCGAGTCGTTGAAGGATCCGGTGGTCGAAGTGGAAGCCGTTGATATGGCAGCCGTGGAGACGGaaaggaagatcaaagccGAAGATACGGCAGCTGTGGTGGGCGAGGCGTCCCATTCTGAGTATGAGTCTGACAGCGGTGACTCTGGAGAGGAATGGGAAACTCAGTCCCTGTACGAAGATGCGATTCAAGTACTGAAGGACGAGCAACTTCGCGATGGTGGTAAGCTCCATCTTTATGCGCCTGACTTATACGTGCCACTCCCTTCAGTAGTGTCTTTCCACTAACCATGATCCTGATCAGTGCCGGGTGCGTGCACTCTGGAAGAAGCCATTGCTTATCGCGAACGACTACATGAAATCGGAAAGGCTGCATTTGTTGAGGAAACGATCGCTCGCGATACTGTCACCGCGAAGAAGTTATGTACTGCGTTTGGAATCATGCCGCCAGCTTTCCTAGAAGGGGCCCCTGACGAAGCgtatcatcctcttcttgcgATTGGGATTTCGCGCGAATTCTCGAGGCGGCCTAAACTTCCTCAATACAATACAATTGACGATGCCGTCCGGTTGCTCAAGGAGTCTAAGAATATCATTGTGTTGACTGGCGCAGGTGTAAGTTTCCTGATGGAAGGTGCTTGGTCGGCTAATCTTGTACTGACGAGTTTGGCAAGATCTCCACGAGTCTTGGAATCCCCGATTTTCGCTCGAAAGATACCGGACTCTATTCTCAGTTAGAACACCTGGGGCTAAGCGACCCTCAGGAGGTATTTGATATTCACGTGTTCCGTGAGGATCCaaatatcttcttctcaatcGCGAAGGATATATTGCCTACGGAGAAGAAATTCTCACCCACTCATGCCTTCATCAAGCTCCTGCAGGATCAAGGGAAGCTGTTGACTAATTATACTCAAAACATCGACAACATTGAGGCCAACGCAGGTATTCTGCCGGAGAAAATCCTGCAATGTCACGGCTCTTTTGCGACGGCTACATGCGTCAAGTGTCATCACAAAGTGAAAGGCGAAGAGATTTTTGACGACATCAAAAAAGGCATTGTTCCCGAATGCGTGGCTTGCAAAGAGAGTCTCGAAGACGATTCTTTGAAGCCGCAAGGGCTCAAACGGAAACGGATGTCCAACGGAAcgcagaagagcaggaagaaggacgGTGAGGACAgttcggaggaggaagattacGAGATTCCCACTCCTGGCGTTATGAAGGTGAGTAGGAAGTATCATGAAGGTGCTAAAAGCAACTGACAGCTAATTGTTATATAGCCTGACATTACATTCTTTGGCGAGGACTTGCCCGACGAGTTCGGCCGTCGTCTGCTTCATCACGACCGTGATAAAGTGGACTTGGTCATCGTAATTGGTACATCGTTGAAAGTAGCACCTGTGGCTGAAGTTCCGGGTGTTCTCCCACGCAATGTCCCTCAGATCTATATTTCTCGTACTGTACGTTACGCTTCAATCCCTTGGGCAATTCTGGCCTTGGAGCTGACCCATTTCTTAGCCTGTGACGCATACGTGCTTCGATATTGACCTCTTGGGTGATTGCGATGTGGTAGTCTCCGAGCTGTCTCGTCGGGCCGGTTGGGAGCTGAATCATGACATGATACCCCCCGATGAGAAGGTTGAGATTACTCGGGTCGAAGGATATGATTCACGATATGTATTTAAGGTTGCGGGCGCATAGCGACGGAGTCATGTCATGGTTATTTTGTTACTGTCTATCGGTTAGGGATGGCGCAGGTCTGTGGGTTTATTTTAATATTCTTGCAGTATCATCTGTCAGAGATCATACTAGGTTAAACTGAAGGCCAACTTCAGTAGATGTCTGTCATATATTCCCTCTTTTACGAAGTACACAAGAGCTAGAGCTAGCAAGATGCGAAATCCTCATCAAGATTTAAGCCCTTGAGGTCACTGAAGTTGCTTTCCAGGTGATCAGTAGATTTTGGTATCGAGACGAGGTGTTGTAGTGTATTGTCCTCTCTACCCATTCCCTACAGTGTGGGTTGGTCCGAGAGCAGCAGACTCCGTTTCGCGGCAAAAGTAGAAGAATCGATCAAAAAAAGTCACCACAGTCGACACAACCACCATTTGACGTCCCATACAGCCAAGGCTAGGCTGGATACATTCTTTCTTACCTATTCAAGCAAACTTAGGAGTGATAGATTGCTCTTATATCGCCTATCCAGAATCAAAGGCCGCATCTTGGCGTGGTGGCATCGCAATGGAATATTTGATCCGCTTCGCTCAAGTGCACGAAAGTTTTCGACGGCCGGAGATCCAAGCACTGGCAGCTCTGGCTGGAATCGACCTTGAGATTATTTCTTATAATGAATTTGTAGGTGTTCTTTTCAGGTTTTCCCCAGGCTGCGGTTCCCTTCCATGTTCGGAGTGTAACGATCTTGGAGGGTATTCAGATTGGAATTTTTGTTCCCCGCGCCTACATCATTCGGCAGAGATATCACATTATATGCATAGCTGACCGAAAAGAGCAGTCACCATATTGCATTGTCAAATTGGCAAATGAGGAAGCGGCACGAGGACTCATTGCTCGTAGCATCCTAGCGAAGGATATCTTCGAGCTCTGGGCTCAAGGCACTAACTATGAAGAAGTTCATAGCGACGTTCGCAGGCGGACTCAGCATCGCTGGAACAACTACAAGGAGGTCTCATTCCGTTTCACCATCGAGAGCTTTGCCGGAAAGCGAAGTAATGAAGAGAAACGAGAAATTATCCAGTCGTTCGCCTATCTTGACTTCCAGGGTCCCATTCGGATGAAAAACCCAGACGAGGATTTCTGGGTGCTAGAGGAGTATATCCCAGACGTTGCAATTTCAAAGAGGACGACCTCACCAAGTAAAACACGGCCGGCTGAATTACAAACTCCGCAGAAGATCTATTTCGGACGCTGGGTTGCTAACAGTAGCCGGGAGGCCATCAACAAGTACGACCTTAAGAAGCGCCGGTATATCAGCACCACATCGATGGACGCTGAATTGAGCCTAGTGACGGCTAATATGGCCCATGCAGCGCCAGGGAAGCTGTTCTTTGATCCGTTTGTCGGAACAGGAAGCTTCTGCGTTGCTGCTGCACACTTTGGCGCCCTGACTCTCGGCTCAGACATTGACGGACGCAGCTTTCGCGGCAAAGAGATGGGGAAGGGTAAGCCGATGGGAGTACTGTCGAATTTTCAGCAATATGGCACTCAAAGCAAATTCGTGGACGTCTTTACTTCCGATCTGACAAATACGCCTCTTCGCTCCAGTCAGTTCCTAGATGGCATCACTTGTGATCCTCCTTACGGTGTCCGTGAAGGACTTCGAGTCTTGGGAACTCGCGACGGGCGtgggaaggaagaggtcTTGATCGATGGGGTTCCAGCTCATTTGTAAGTTCGTAAGGACATATCGAGACATGATTTACTGATGCATCTTAAGGCGGCCGGACTACATTGCGCCGAAGAAACCTTACGGATTCGAGGCCATGCAGAATGACATCCTCAACTTCGCCTCGCGGACCTTAGTTACAAATGGACGGTTGGCTATGTGGATGCCAGCATccagcgacgaggaagggGAATTGGCCATCCCGATGCATCCAAACTTAGAGGTTGTGTGTGTCTCTGTTCAGCCGTTCAACAACTGTAAGTTTCTGGGAAGAGCGCTCTGTAGAGCATCATGTCTTATTTGGCATCTTAGGGTCCCGACGCCTTATCACTTACCGCAGACTCCCAGAGGGAGAGACCTCAGACGTTTCTGTGGGACGAAGGAAAGCCGATTCAGAGGGAATATATGCTGATGAGCTTAATGCCTTCAGGAGAAAGGTGGGGACATTTCCTTCAGTCCTACTTCTGCAGCGAATATATGACTAACAGACGCTCAGTATTTCATGAAGAACCCCAATTCCAAGGCTAAATCCGGTACAGAAAGCGATGTATCTTAATAAGACGAAAGTTTGCTTAAAAATACAAAGGCATCCCACAATCCTTGTCACTTAATGCATTAAAAGACACACCTCACATAGGGCCAACTGGAAGCCCTGTTTGAGAGCCTCACAGGATAGAACGCGACGTAGGTAGCATATATAAACACAGATATAATGAAGAGCAGCATAAGGCTGCAATCTCACAGCTTCCCTTTTATCCTCTGATAACGCACCTCCGTAGCCGCCGCATTTAAATCAACgccttccctctcttccactcgGCGAACCTCCTTTGCCAGCTCTTCTCTCAACGCCTTGGCCAACGTCTctccctcatcatcatccagctcatccctCTGCCCCCGACCAAACATTACGAAACTCATTTTGGCTGCAGTAGCCGCAGGGTCCAACGGCGGCCGGGGAATGACATGGAAATGCACATGGGGAACCTGCTGCGCGGCCCTGATGCCTGTTCGATGCATGAGCCAGTGCTCTAACCAGACAAAGTGGATAGATAGCCTACCGTTATTCTGCACCACATTCCAACTCCAATCTGATTCTGT
The Aspergillus fumigatus Af293 chromosome 4, whole genome shotgun sequence DNA segment above includes these coding regions:
- a CDS encoding putative histone deacetylase SIR2, which encodes MDVISVSGGESESLKDPVVEVEAVDMAAVETERKIKAEDTAAVVGEASHSEYESDSGDSGEEWETQSLYEDAIQVLKDEQLRDGVPGACTLEEAIAYRERLHEIGKAAFVEETIARDTVTAKKLCTAFGIMPPAFLEGAPDEAYHPLLAIGISREFSRRPKLPQYNTIDDAVRLLKESKNIIVLTGAGISTSLGIPDFRSKDTGLYSQLEHLGLSDPQEVFDIHVFREDPNIFFSIAKDILPTEKKFSPTHAFIKLLQDQGKLLTNYTQNIDNIEANAGILPEKILQCHGSFATATCVKCHHKVKGEEIFDDIKKGIVPECVACKESLEDDSLKPQGLKRKRMSNGTQKSRKKDGEDSSEEEDYEIPTPGVMKPDITFFGEDLPDEFGRRLLHHDRDKVDLVIVIGTSLKVAPVAEVPGVLPRNVPQIYISRTPVTHTCFDIDLLGDCDVVVSELSRRAGWELNHDMIPPDEKVEITRVEGYDSRYVFKVAGA
- a CDS encoding ACL4 family protein; its protein translation is MGKSRPHKKKASKSREKSVLRAGGSVSKQKMADPAILLEQAVVLLQTGQADAALAAAQQAFNSAPTNSPAQLSALNTIGEIYVELGDINAARECFLRAVELDPNGTIPESEGGGAEKFLWLAQLSEVGGKDSVQWFEKGVSALRTIIQQLEEKQDPQTAAELAEKKKKMANALCGVAEIYMTDLSWEEDAENQCESLITEALLVDPQAPEVLQTLASIRISQLRQDDARAALSRSLELWKDLPPEDPKVPEFATRVSLARLLMEVAMELEALEVLERLILEDDQSVEAWYLGGWCLYLLAEKRQAPKDAEADASPESQRQASLVASREWLKQSLTLYDLVQYEDERLKEHALELVDEMNKELGEDMEDDSNAEDAEGEEGEGDWEDEIEDESDEDHEMAD
- a CDS encoding tRNA (guanine-N2-)-methyltransferase yields the protein MEYLIRFAQVHESFRRPEIQALAALAGIDLEIISYNEFVGAAVPFHVRSVTILEGIQIGIFVPRAYIIRQRYHIICIADRKEQSPYCIVKLANEEAARGLIARSILAKDIFELWAQGTNYEEVHSDVRRRTQHRWNNYKEVSFRFTIESFAGKRSNEEKREIIQSFAYLDFQGPIRMKNPDEDFWVLEEYIPDVAISKRTTSPSKTRPAELQTPQKIYFGRWVANSSREAINKYDLKKRRYISTTSMDAELSLVTANMAHAAPGKLFFDPFVGTGSFCVAAAHFGALTLGSDIDGRSFRGKEMGKGKPMGVLSNFQQYGTQSKFVDVFTSDLTNTPLRSSQFLDGITCDPPYGVREGLRVLGTRDGRGKEEVLIDGVPAHLRPDYIAPKKPYGFEAMQNDILNFASRTLVTNGRLAMWMPASSDEEGELAIPMHPNLEVVCVSVQPFNNYSQRERPQTFLWDEGKPIQREYMLMSLMPSGERHPTILVT